The Euphorbia lathyris chromosome 2, ddEupLath1.1, whole genome shotgun sequence genome includes a window with the following:
- the LOC136216977 gene encoding major allergen Pru ar 1-like, whose translation MGIVSFETVVECALPPSRVFKAVVFNFNELLSKAVPHAIKSVEVLQGDGGVGTLRKISFHPGFKFTYIKELVEAIDEEKLTFTYTVTEGDVLEGKVEKVKNDFKVEASPDGNGTILKKMSHYYTIGDHIMDEEEINNGKEQYVGLFKVIEGYLLANPDA comes from the exons atgggaATTGTGAGTtttgaaacagtggttgagtGTGCACTTCCCCCATCAAGAGTTTTCAAAGCTGTTGTATTCAATTTCAATGAACTTCTTAGCAAAGCAGTGCCTCATGCTATTAAGAGTGTTGAGGTTCTTCAAGGAGATGGTGGAGTTGGGACTCTTAGGAAAATCAGCTTTCACCCAG GTTTTAAATTCACGTATATAAAGGAGTTGGTAGAAGCCATAGATGAAGAGAAGCTAACATTTACCTACACAGTGACAGAAGGAGATGTTTTAGAGGGAAAAGttgaaaaagtgaaaaatgattttaaagTTGAAGCATCCCCAGATGGAAATGGaaccattttgaaaaaaatgagCCATTATTACACAATTGGTGATCATATAATGGATGAAGAGGAAATTAATAATGGAAAAGAACAATATGTGGGATTATTCAAAGTTATTGAAGGCTATCTTTTGGCTAATCCAGATGcttga